One stretch of Trichomycterus rosablanca isolate fTriRos1 chromosome 3, fTriRos1.hap1, whole genome shotgun sequence DNA includes these proteins:
- the eci2 gene encoding enoyl-CoA delta isomerase 2, mitochondrial: protein MAAVFARRLSQWSTFRFRFPYVQMHTTGALMGASVEDFSHAKNQLGTLKKDPGNEVKLKIYALFKQATQGPCSTPKPGMLDFVNKAKWDAWKSLGVLTQEDARQQYVDLISSLVAAEVPAVAPSPTGGAKAFQTLLVTTEDNITTIRLNRPEKKNAITVEMYNELMEALALAGKDNSVITVLTGSGDFYCSGNDLNNFTKIPEGGIEKMAKDAGELLRKYVKAYIDFPKPLIAVVNGPAVGVSVTVLGLFDVIYATQNATFYTPFSNLGQSPEGCSSYTFPQIMGRAKASEMLLFNKKLTAAQACELGLVTEVFPDSSFQSEVWTRLKAYAKLPPNSLAFSKQLMRQVDKEKLHAVNDAEVERLMERWLSDECMQAIMSFFQAKSKL, encoded by the exons ATGGCGGCCGTTTTCGCCAGGCGTCTCTCCCAGTGGAGCACTTTCAGATTTAG GTTTCCTTATGTTCAGATGCACACAACTGGTGCATTAATGGGAGCATCAGTGGAGGACTTCAGTCATGCTAAAAATCAACTTGGCACACTAAAAAAGGACCCTGGTAATGAGGTCAAACTTAAGATCTATGCCCTTTTTAAACAG GCCACACAAGGACCCTGCAGTACCCCAAAACCAGGAATgctggattttgtaaataaagcaAAGTGGGATGCATGGAAATCTCTGGGTGTGTTAACACAG GAGGATGCCAGGCAGCAGTATGTGGACCTGATCTCGTCTTTGGTGGCTGCAGAGGTTCCTGCAGTAGCACCTTCACCTACAGGAGGTGCAAAGGCATTCCAGACACTGCTGGTCACTACAGAGGATAACATCACCACCATTCGACTTAACAGACCAGAGAAAAAGAATGCCATAACTGTTGAG ATGTATAATGAGCTGATGGAAGCACTGGCTCTTGCTGGAAAAGATAACTCTGTCATCACAGTTCTCACAG GAAGTGGAGACTTCTACTGCAGTGGCAATGACCTGAACAACTTTACCAAAATTCCAGAGGGTGGTATTGAGAAGATGGCTAAGGATGCTGGAGAATTACTAAG GAAGTATGTAAAAGCCTACATTGACTTCCCAAAGCCTCTGATTGCTGTCGTAAATGGACCAGCTGTGGGAGTTTCTGTCACTGTACTCGGACTTTTTGATGTCATCTATGCTACACAGAAC GCAACATTTTACACGCCCTTTAGCAATCTGGGACAGAGTCCCGAAGGCTGCTCCTCATATACCTTCCCTCAGATTATGGGACGTGCTAAG GCCAGTGAGATGCTGCTGTTTAATAAAAAGCTGACGGCTGCACAAGCGTGTGAACTGGGACTGGTAACTGAAGTTTTTCCTGATAGCAGTTTTCAGTCAGAGGTCTGGACCAGGCTAAAGGCCTATGCTAAACTGCCCCCGAAT TCTCTAGCTTTTTCCAAGCAGCTGATGCGGCAGGTGGATAAAGAAAAACTTCACGCCGTGAACGATGCTGAGGTGGAGAGACTGATGGAGCGCTGGCTCTCTGATGAGTGCATGCAGGCCATCATGAGCTTCTTTCAAGCCAAGTCAAAATTATAA
- the tubb6 gene encoding tubulin, beta 6 class V isoform X2 yields MDSVRSGTFGQLFRPDNFIFGHTGAGNNWAKGHYTEGAELVDSVLDIVRKECEHCDCLQGFQLTHSLGGGTGSGMGTLLISKIREEYPDRIMNTFSVMPSPKVSDTVVEPYNATLSVHQLVENTDETYCIDNEALYDICFRTLKLTTPTYGDLNHLVSATMSGVTTSLRFPGQLNADLRKLAVNMVPFPRLHFFMPGFAPLTARGSEQYRALTVPELTQQMFDAKNMMAACDPRHGRYLTVATVFRGPMSMKEVDEQMLAIQNKNSSYFVEWIPNNVKVAVCDIPPRGLKMASTFIGNSTAIQELFKRISEQFTAMFRRKAFLHWFTGEGMDEMEFTEAESNMNDLVSEYQQYQEATANDEEDGFDEDEEEVNE; encoded by the exons ATGGACAGTGTTCGGTCTGGGACATTTGGACAGCTCTTTAGACCAGATAATTTTATCTTtg GACACACAGGTGCAGGAAACAACTGGGCAAAAGGCCACTACACAGAGGGAGCAGAGCTAGTGGACTCTGTGCTGGATATAGTGAGGAAGGAGTGCGAGCACTGTGACTGCCTCCAGGGATTCCAGCTTACCCACTCATTAGGTGGGGGCACTGGTTCTGGCATGGGCACTCTGCTCATCAGCAAAATCCGTGAAGAATACCCAGACAGAATCATGAACACTTTCAGTGTTATGCCGTCACCTAAAGTGTCTGACACAGTGGTGGAGCCATACAATGCTACTCTTTCAGTCCATCAACTTGTTGAAAATACAGATGAGACCTACTGCATTGATAATGAAGCACTTTATGACATCTGCTTCCGCACGCTTAAGCTCACGACACCTACATACGGTGACCTGAACCACCTTGTCTCTGCCACCATGAGTGGAGTCACAACCTCTCTGCGCTTTCCTGGTCAGCTAAACGCAGATCTGCGCAAGCTCGCAGTCAACATGGTACCCTTCCCACGCCTGCACTTCTTCATGCCCGGTTTCGCCCCTCTGACTGCCAGGGGTAGTGAGCAGTACCGTGCTCTTACTGTTCCAGAATTAACCCAGCAGATGTTTGATGCCAAGAACATGATGGCTGCTTGTGACCCCCGCCATGGTCGCTATCTCACAGTGGCCACTGTCTTCCGAGGCCCAATGTCGATGAAAGAAGTGGACGAGCAGATGCTAGCCATTCAGAACAAAAACTCTAGCTACTTTGTTGAATGGATCCCCAACAATGTCAAGGTAGCTGTGTGTGACATCCCACCCAGAGGGCTTAAGATGGCCTCTACCTTTATTGGCAATAGTACAGCCATCCAAGAGCTGTTCAAGCGCATCTCAGAGCAGTTCACTGCTATGTTTAGAAGAAAAGCTTTTCTGCACTGGTTCACTGGAGAGGGCATGGATGAGATGGAGTTCACAGAGGCTGAGAGCAATATGAATGACCTGGTGTCAGAGTACCAGCAGTACCAAGAGGCCACAGCCAATGACGAGGAAGATGGATTTGACGAGGATGAGGAGGAAGTCAATGAGTGA
- the tubb6 gene encoding tubulin, beta 6 class V isoform X1 has translation MREIVHIQAGQCGNQIGTKFWEVISDEHGIDPQGNYVGDSNLQLDRVNVYYNEASSHKFVPRAVLVDLEPGTMDSVRSGTFGQLFRPDNFIFGHTGAGNNWAKGHYTEGAELVDSVLDIVRKECEHCDCLQGFQLTHSLGGGTGSGMGTLLISKIREEYPDRIMNTFSVMPSPKVSDTVVEPYNATLSVHQLVENTDETYCIDNEALYDICFRTLKLTTPTYGDLNHLVSATMSGVTTSLRFPGQLNADLRKLAVNMVPFPRLHFFMPGFAPLTARGSEQYRALTVPELTQQMFDAKNMMAACDPRHGRYLTVATVFRGPMSMKEVDEQMLAIQNKNSSYFVEWIPNNVKVAVCDIPPRGLKMASTFIGNSTAIQELFKRISEQFTAMFRRKAFLHWFTGEGMDEMEFTEAESNMNDLVSEYQQYQEATANDEEDGFDEDEEEVNE, from the exons ATGAGAGAAATAGTTCATATACAAGCTGGACAGTGTGGAAATCAGATCGGTACCAAG TTCTGGGAAGTCATAAGCGATGAACATGGGATTGATCCACAAGGCAACTATGTGGGAGACTCAAACCTTCAGCTGGATAGAGTTAATGTCTACTACAATGAAGCAAGCT cCCATAAGTTTGTACCTCGAGCTGTACTTGTGGATCTGGAACCAGGAACAATGGACAGTGTTCGGTCTGGGACATTTGGACAGCTCTTTAGACCAGATAATTTTATCTTtg GACACACAGGTGCAGGAAACAACTGGGCAAAAGGCCACTACACAGAGGGAGCAGAGCTAGTGGACTCTGTGCTGGATATAGTGAGGAAGGAGTGCGAGCACTGTGACTGCCTCCAGGGATTCCAGCTTACCCACTCATTAGGTGGGGGCACTGGTTCTGGCATGGGCACTCTGCTCATCAGCAAAATCCGTGAAGAATACCCAGACAGAATCATGAACACTTTCAGTGTTATGCCGTCACCTAAAGTGTCTGACACAGTGGTGGAGCCATACAATGCTACTCTTTCAGTCCATCAACTTGTTGAAAATACAGATGAGACCTACTGCATTGATAATGAAGCACTTTATGACATCTGCTTCCGCACGCTTAAGCTCACGACACCTACATACGGTGACCTGAACCACCTTGTCTCTGCCACCATGAGTGGAGTCACAACCTCTCTGCGCTTTCCTGGTCAGCTAAACGCAGATCTGCGCAAGCTCGCAGTCAACATGGTACCCTTCCCACGCCTGCACTTCTTCATGCCCGGTTTCGCCCCTCTGACTGCCAGGGGTAGTGAGCAGTACCGTGCTCTTACTGTTCCAGAATTAACCCAGCAGATGTTTGATGCCAAGAACATGATGGCTGCTTGTGACCCCCGCCATGGTCGCTATCTCACAGTGGCCACTGTCTTCCGAGGCCCAATGTCGATGAAAGAAGTGGACGAGCAGATGCTAGCCATTCAGAACAAAAACTCTAGCTACTTTGTTGAATGGATCCCCAACAATGTCAAGGTAGCTGTGTGTGACATCCCACCCAGAGGGCTTAAGATGGCCTCTACCTTTATTGGCAATAGTACAGCCATCCAAGAGCTGTTCAAGCGCATCTCAGAGCAGTTCACTGCTATGTTTAGAAGAAAAGCTTTTCTGCACTGGTTCACTGGAGAGGGCATGGATGAGATGGAGTTCACAGAGGCTGAGAGCAATATGAATGACCTGGTGTCAGAGTACCAGCAGTACCAAGAGGCCACAGCCAATGACGAGGAAGATGGATTTGACGAGGATGAGGAGGAAGTCAATGAGTGA